Proteins encoded in a region of the Inquilinus sp. KBS0705 genome:
- a CDS encoding RNA-binding protein: MAQQPLFNLLPAQQTNITFRNDLSEDEKLNVLSYEYLYNGGGVAVGDVNNDGLQDLFFTGNMAGNKLYLNLGGLKFKDITNDANRGLAGRPGAWKTGVTMADVNGDGLLDIYICYSGLGDNDKRRNELYINKGHNKFEEKAKQYGLDDPGYSTQTVFFDYNNDGRMDMFLLNHNIKKINNIELAQVKGQTDELASNKLFENQGNHFVDVSKKAGIIQNPLTFGLGVAIADINKDGLPDIYVTNDYNEPDYIYINNGNGTFTEESKKMLRHLSQFSMGVDIADINNDGLPDIMTLDMLPPDNRRQKLLQLQENYESFELMLNQNLYKQFMRNMLQLNNGDGTFSEIGQLAGVSNTDWSWCPLIADFDNDGYKDIFISNGYLRDYTNKDFLRYWGDYKMKKAMDREPALLMDLVQAMPSTTLSNYIFKNNHDLTFTDKKQDWGITQPGISSGAVYADLDNDGDLDIVTNNINNPASVFKNMSRETLNTNYLAVNLSTKGSKLIAIGAKVYVYADNKVQYQEMNPNRGYLSCVSTVLNFGLGEQKQVDSVKVVWPDNSTQLLTNVNANQRLDIVYKPTAKAKQLTTPPIKNQLFSKVDPLVDYKHTENAINDFKRQPLMLFMSSKTGPVIAKADINKDGLEDFFVSGDQSTPGKLYIQGKSGTYTTKELSDLNAENTSAAAFFDANGDGYPDLYLAKGGYGLLEANSPELQDKLYLNDGKGNFAFSSTALRKLNSDSKGCVRPCDYNNDGKMDIFVGGRIIPGLYPVTPDSYLLTNNGDGTFTNTTAPFNKAGMVTDAQWFDLNNDGRKDLVLCGEFMPIQVYINTTSGFIDKTGDYFEKPQSGFWNSLTIADIDGDGKMDIIAGNLGNNTQIHASDAEPAELYYADFDNNGSIDPFFNFYVQGVSYPFISRDELNDQIFPMRKKFRSYKAYCDATMKDIFTADELAKAGKLSINTTQTTCFLNRNGKFVKAVLPLQAQFSSVSKILTGDFNHDGKTDLLLFGNHADNRLKLGSFDANYGCLLTGDGKGGFEYKTQGIVGLSVEGDVKSANEITVNSIKYLMLGVSNQAIQFYKEN; this comes from the coding sequence ATGGCACAACAACCGCTGTTTAACCTGTTACCCGCACAACAAACAAATATCACTTTCAGAAACGACCTTAGCGAAGACGAGAAGCTGAATGTACTATCGTACGAGTACTTGTACAATGGCGGCGGTGTTGCGGTTGGCGATGTTAACAATGATGGGTTACAGGACCTTTTTTTTACCGGCAACATGGCTGGCAACAAGCTTTACCTAAACCTGGGTGGCCTAAAGTTTAAAGATATTACCAATGATGCTAACCGAGGCTTAGCCGGAAGGCCGGGTGCCTGGAAAACCGGTGTTACAATGGCCGATGTAAATGGCGACGGGTTACTTGATATTTACATTTGCTACTCTGGCCTGGGCGATAACGATAAACGCCGTAACGAGCTGTACATTAACAAAGGCCACAATAAATTCGAAGAAAAAGCTAAACAATACGGCTTAGACGACCCCGGATATAGCACACAAACTGTATTTTTTGACTATAATAATGATGGCCGCATGGATATGTTCCTGCTGAACCATAACATTAAAAAAATTAACAATATCGAACTGGCGCAGGTTAAGGGCCAAACCGACGAACTGGCCAGTAATAAACTATTTGAAAACCAGGGCAATCATTTTGTAGATGTATCTAAAAAAGCAGGCATTATACAAAACCCCTTAACTTTTGGTTTGGGCGTGGCCATAGCCGATATAAACAAAGATGGCTTGCCAGATATTTACGTAACTAACGATTACAACGAACCCGATTATATATATATTAACAACGGTAACGGCACATTTACCGAAGAATCGAAAAAAATGCTTCGCCATTTGTCACAATTCTCCATGGGGGTTGATATCGCCGACATTAATAATGATGGCTTGCCCGATATTATGACCCTGGACATGTTGCCGCCCGATAACCGCAGGCAAAAGCTGTTGCAGCTACAGGAAAATTACGAATCGTTTGAGCTGATGCTTAACCAAAACCTATACAAGCAGTTTATGCGCAACATGCTGCAACTAAACAATGGCGATGGCACTTTTAGCGAAATAGGCCAGTTAGCAGGTGTATCTAATACCGATTGGAGCTGGTGCCCCCTTATTGCCGACTTTGATAATGATGGTTATAAGGATATTTTTATAAGCAACGGCTATTTACGCGACTATACCAACAAAGACTTTTTACGCTATTGGGGCGATTATAAAATGAAAAAAGCAATGGATAGGGAGCCCGCTTTATTGATGGACCTGGTGCAAGCTATGCCATCTACCACCCTATCTAACTATATATTTAAAAACAACCACGACCTTACCTTTACCGATAAAAAGCAGGATTGGGGTATTACCCAACCAGGTATATCAAGCGGTGCGGTATACGCCGATCTGGATAATGACGGTGACCTTGACATTGTTACCAACAACATTAACAACCCCGCATCAGTATTTAAAAACATGAGTAGGGAGACGTTAAATACCAACTATTTAGCGGTTAATTTAAGTACAAAAGGCAGCAAACTAATTGCCATAGGTGCCAAGGTATATGTATATGCCGATAATAAGGTACAATACCAGGAAATGAACCCTAACAGGGGGTATTTATCATGCGTTTCAACGGTTTTAAACTTTGGGTTGGGTGAGCAGAAACAAGTTGACTCTGTAAAGGTAGTTTGGCCCGACAATAGTACCCAGTTATTGACCAACGTAAATGCTAACCAGCGATTGGATATTGTTTACAAACCTACAGCTAAGGCAAAACAATTAACCACACCCCCTATAAAAAATCAGCTGTTTAGTAAGGTTGATCCGCTGGTTGATTATAAGCATACAGAAAATGCCATAAACGATTTTAAACGCCAGCCATTAATGCTGTTCATGAGCTCGAAAACAGGGCCTGTAATAGCTAAAGCCGATATAAACAAAGATGGCCTGGAAGATTTTTTTGTATCCGGCGATCAATCCACCCCTGGTAAATTATATATACAAGGCAAGAGTGGCACATATACTACTAAAGAACTTTCAGACCTTAATGCCGAAAATACATCGGCTGCAGCGTTTTTTGATGCTAATGGCGACGGTTACCCCGATCTATATCTGGCAAAAGGCGGTTATGGGCTATTGGAGGCCAATTCGCCGGAACTGCAGGATAAGCTATACTTAAACGATGGTAAAGGCAACTTCGCTTTTTCGAGCACAGCCTTGCGCAAGTTAAATTCAGATAGCAAAGGCTGTGTGCGCCCCTGCGATTACAACAACGATGGCAAAATGGATATTTTCGTCGGGGGGCGTATTATACCCGGCCTTTACCCTGTCACCCCGGATAGCTACCTGTTAACTAATAATGGTGACGGCACTTTTACTAATACCACTGCGCCATTTAACAAGGCCGGTATGGTAACAGATGCGCAATGGTTCGATTTAAATAACGATGGCCGTAAAGACCTTGTGCTTTGTGGCGAATTTATGCCTATACAGGTATACATTAATACTACAAGCGGCTTTATAGACAAAACCGGCGATTACTTTGAGAAACCCCAAAGCGGCTTTTGGAACAGCCTAACTATTGCAGATATAGATGGTGATGGCAAAATGGATATAATTGCAGGCAACCTGGGCAACAACACCCAAATACACGCCAGCGATGCCGAACCTGCCGAATTGTATTATGCCGATTTTGACAACAATGGCTCTATCGATCCATTCTTTAACTTTTACGTGCAAGGCGTTAGCTATCCCTTCATCAGCAGGGACGAGTTGAATGATCAGATATTCCCGATGCGAAAAAAATTCAGGTCGTACAAAGCTTACTGCGATGCTACCATGAAAGATATTTTTACAGCGGATGAATTAGCTAAAGCAGGCAAATTAAGCATTAATACAACGCAAACCACCTGCTTTTTAAACCGCAATGGCAAGTTTGTAAAGGCTGTGCTGCCCTTACAGGCGCAGTTTTCATCGGTATCAAAAATACTTACCGGCGATTTTAACCATGATGGCAAAACCGACCTGCTGCTATTTGGCAACCATGCCGATAACAGGCTTAAGTTGGGCAGCTTTGATGCTAACTATGGCTGCCTTTTAACCGGCGATGGCAAAGGTGGATTTGAGTATAAAACCCAGGGAATAGTGGGCTTATCCGTAGAAGGTGATGTAAAATCGGCTAATGAGATCACTGTAAATAGTATTAAATATTTGATGCTTGGTGTATCTAACCAGGCTATACAATTTTATAAAGAGAACTAA
- a CDS encoding SusD/RagB family nutrient-binding outer membrane lipoprotein encodes MKKRLIYSCLLVGATFIAGCTKNFDQINTDPTKVNAGIFPPNFLLAQAQIKFSNSGYDQLLFQSMWVQSLSSTYDYYGNGDKYVYAGSGRGYLERTWNTSFGSATLVDEMKNLIKDKAEYKNLDNVGTIMRMMILQRITDAYGDIPFSQEGQAKSGIVTPVFDTQQSIYTSMLSQLDAATAALDPSKDKPSSDLFYGGDITKWKKLGYSLMLKAAMRLTKVDPATARKYAEKAYAGGTMSSVDDNAKVKADEANGNSNSDVNALLVKDDFREVRWSNVLIGYLQSTNDPRVSAVAEISAGTGKAANETQTAGINTANLQVGMPNGYDLKGGSTDISKAPGYPGATAADPAVTGDVAAPDGKYSRPRFEVYDDRSRINMLLTYGESELLLAEAAARGWNTGVAATHYANALAADIQTISQFNAAGTVAPGTIATYVAAHPLVAGTALQQINMEYYVVTSTTFNFNETWANWRRSGFPVLTPVKYIGQFTDGSIPRRIPYPLGLPSTNAANYNEAVKRLTGGDVFTARVWWDK; translated from the coding sequence ATGAAAAAACGACTTATATATAGTTGCCTGCTTGTAGGTGCCACCTTTATAGCGGGTTGTACTAAAAACTTTGATCAAATAAACACCGACCCTACCAAGGTAAACGCAGGCATATTTCCGCCAAACTTTTTACTTGCCCAGGCACAGATAAAGTTTTCGAACAGCGGATACGACCAATTGCTTTTTCAAAGCATGTGGGTACAATCCTTATCATCAACTTACGATTACTATGGTAATGGTGATAAATATGTGTACGCCGGTAGCGGACGTGGTTATTTAGAGCGCACATGGAACACTAGTTTTGGTTCGGCTACATTGGTTGATGAGATGAAAAATCTGATCAAAGACAAGGCTGAATACAAAAACCTTGACAATGTTGGTACCATTATGCGAATGATGATATTACAACGTATTACTGATGCATACGGTGACATTCCTTTTTCACAGGAAGGCCAGGCAAAATCAGGTATAGTAACTCCTGTTTTTGATACACAACAAAGTATATATACATCAATGCTTAGCCAGCTTGACGCTGCAACAGCTGCACTTGACCCATCTAAAGATAAACCATCTTCAGATCTGTTTTACGGTGGTGATATTACTAAATGGAAAAAACTGGGTTACTCGTTAATGCTTAAAGCTGCAATGCGCCTTACCAAAGTTGACCCTGCAACTGCCAGGAAATATGCTGAAAAAGCTTATGCTGGTGGTACAATGTCGTCAGTTGATGATAATGCTAAAGTAAAAGCCGACGAAGCTAACGGTAACAGCAATAGCGATGTTAACGCGTTGTTAGTAAAAGACGATTTCAGAGAAGTAAGATGGTCAAATGTATTGATCGGTTACCTGCAATCAACTAACGACCCTCGTGTTAGCGCAGTTGCTGAAATTTCGGCCGGTACAGGTAAAGCTGCTAACGAAACCCAAACAGCCGGTATCAATACCGCCAACCTGCAAGTAGGTATGCCTAACGGTTACGACCTTAAAGGTGGCAGCACTGATATTTCTAAAGCTCCTGGTTACCCTGGTGCTACAGCTGCAGATCCTGCTGTAACAGGCGATGTTGCTGCTCCGGATGGCAAATACTCTCGCCCTCGTTTCGAGGTTTACGATGATCGTAGCCGTATAAACATGCTATTAACTTACGGCGAAAGCGAACTGTTATTAGCTGAGGCTGCTGCCAGAGGTTGGAACACAGGTGTTGCTGCTACACACTACGCAAATGCACTTGCTGCTGATATTCAAACCATCAGCCAGTTTAATGCAGCCGGTACTGTTGCGCCGGGTACAATAGCTACCTATGTTGCTGCGCATCCTTTAGTTGCCGGTACTGCTTTACAGCAAATTAACATGGAGTACTATGTAGTAACTTCAACTACATTCAACTTCAACGAAACTTGGGCTAACTGGAGAAGATCTGGATTCCCTGTTTTAACTCCTGTTAAATACATTGGTCAGTTTACAGATGGTTCTATACCTCGCAGGATCCCGTATCCACTTGGTTTACCTTCAACAAACGCTGCCAATTACAACGAAGCTGTTAAAAGGCTTACAGGTGGTGATGTATTTACTGCCCGTGTATGGTGGGATAAATAA
- a CDS encoding SusC/RagA family TonB-linked outer membrane protein: MGVRNRHWLSQSLPILKTALAFLVIASLQSPAIAAPANNAFVKFNKTAVPITGLVTDENGEPLVGVSVLVKGTSTGAQTNTNGQFSIDAPANSTLVFSYVGFTTQEVAYTGKPLRVTLVSNTKLNEVVVTALGIKKDERKLGYAVTTVKGDLLNTAKETNVAYSLQGRVAGLSISGTNGGPGSSARILLRGVTSTTAGGPLFVINGVPMDNTQRGQSGEWGGADFGDGISNINPDDIETMTVLKGQSASALYGTRAVNGVILITTKGGKKNSGFGVEYNSNYQMDRVVDNTDFQTEYGQGLNGTKPLTAAGALSSGNLAWGAKLDGSQVIQFDGKTYAYSKTSDDYTKFYKVGNTFTNTISLTGGNETGAFRLSLSDLNNHAITPNSGLNRKTFNFNGSQTVIKNLDINLIANYILDNAKNRSGLSDGPGNPNNVQFLAPNEAQSILKPGVGPTGLEQSFTDDIYVTNPYFAAYNFVTNTTRERLISSMSAKYSFTPWAYAQGRVGYDKIHDGRLGITPTGTAYTGNNGGMSTQTTQITEFNADVLLGAKHDLVKDLLNLDVSVGGNIRKSNSSGTYVNANNFIIPYFYDLSNGKTRDSGNQNVSSLQTNSLYYTADFGIKNYLVLSTSGRYDAYSSISSSVGRGIFTPSVSGSFIFSELTHINGLDFGKLRVSYANTSNSAPTYANQVYYSVANSINGTSAGSFDGTLPNIFLKPFTLSEFEVGTSLKFLNDRVGLDVTYFTKKTKNEIIRGSLDISSGYTNYYIPTASTQNKGLEVELHGTPFRTANFNWTSSINFTYVQNKVLSTDATNSNLGLGTYRPLNATTAFIAGMAGPQILANDYKRDGSGNIIFDAQGLPEATGRIAMGSVIPKFYGGWNNDFSYKNFNLSFLVDYRFGNKVLSATNYYSIFRGLNKMTLEGRETGVVGVGVTEAGGANTVNVPAQTYYQTLARTISSVNVLDGSFIKLRQVTVGYALPKSTVLNSPFSSITLSLVARNLWTIMKHTDNIDPESNFAPGINYAGIEGTSVPAVRTYGLNVNFKFKK; encoded by the coding sequence ATGGGTGTAAGAAATAGGCATTGGCTGTCACAATCACTGCCAATACTTAAAACAGCCCTGGCATTTTTGGTAATTGCAAGTTTGCAATCTCCAGCTATAGCGGCTCCTGCAAATAATGCATTTGTAAAATTCAATAAAACAGCGGTGCCAATAACCGGTTTGGTAACAGACGAAAATGGCGAACCACTGGTTGGTGTTAGTGTTTTGGTAAAAGGTACTTCAACCGGTGCACAAACAAACACAAACGGCCAATTCAGTATTGATGCTCCTGCAAATTCAACTTTAGTATTTAGCTACGTAGGTTTTACAACACAAGAAGTTGCTTATACCGGTAAACCGCTAAGGGTTACTTTAGTTAGCAATACCAAACTTAACGAGGTTGTAGTAACAGCCTTGGGTATTAAGAAAGACGAACGTAAATTAGGTTACGCCGTAACCACAGTTAAAGGCGACCTTTTAAACACTGCTAAAGAAACCAACGTTGCTTACTCATTACAAGGCCGTGTTGCTGGTTTAAGTATCAGTGGTACAAACGGTGGTCCTGGTTCATCAGCGCGTATACTATTACGTGGTGTTACCAGTACAACTGCAGGCGGCCCGTTATTTGTAATAAACGGTGTACCTATGGATAACACACAAAGAGGCCAATCTGGCGAGTGGGGCGGTGCCGACTTTGGTGACGGTATCAGCAACATTAACCCTGATGATATTGAGACCATGACCGTATTAAAAGGTCAGTCTGCATCGGCTCTTTACGGTACACGTGCTGTAAACGGTGTTATTTTGATCACTACTAAAGGTGGTAAGAAAAATTCGGGCTTTGGTGTTGAATACAACAGCAACTACCAAATGGATAGAGTGGTAGATAATACCGATTTCCAAACCGAATATGGCCAGGGTTTAAATGGTACTAAACCGCTTACAGCAGCCGGTGCATTAAGTTCTGGTAACTTAGCATGGGGTGCCAAGCTTGATGGCTCACAAGTTATCCAGTTTGATGGTAAAACTTATGCTTACTCAAAAACAAGCGATGATTATACCAAATTTTATAAAGTTGGAAACACCTTTACCAACACAATTTCATTAACCGGTGGTAACGAAACAGGTGCTTTCCGTTTATCATTATCTGACCTGAACAACCACGCTATTACACCTAACAGTGGTTTAAACAGAAAAACCTTCAACTTTAACGGTTCTCAAACAGTAATTAAAAATCTGGATATTAACCTGATAGCTAATTACATTTTAGATAACGCAAAAAACCGCTCGGGCTTAAGCGATGGACCTGGTAACCCTAACAACGTACAGTTCTTAGCACCTAACGAGGCGCAAAGCATCCTTAAACCAGGTGTTGGCCCAACAGGCTTAGAGCAATCATTTACTGATGATATATATGTAACCAACCCGTATTTTGCTGCTTACAATTTTGTAACCAACACCACACGCGAGCGTTTAATATCGTCAATGTCTGCTAAATATAGCTTCACACCATGGGCTTATGCTCAGGGCCGTGTAGGTTACGACAAAATTCACGATGGCCGTTTAGGTATCACCCCTACCGGTACTGCTTATACCGGCAACAACGGTGGCATGTCAACCCAAACTACACAAATCACCGAGTTTAACGCCGACGTTTTATTAGGTGCTAAACACGATCTTGTAAAAGACCTGTTAAACCTTGATGTGTCTGTGGGTGGTAACATCCGTAAAAGTAACTCTTCAGGTACTTACGTTAACGCAAACAACTTCATCATCCCTTATTTCTACGATCTTTCTAACGGAAAAACAAGAGATAGCGGAAACCAAAACGTATCAAGCTTACAAACTAATTCATTGTATTACACTGCTGATTTTGGCATCAAAAACTACTTAGTTTTAAGCACAAGCGGTCGTTACGATGCATATAGCAGTATATCAAGTTCAGTTGGCCGTGGTATATTTACACCATCTGTATCTGGTAGCTTTATATTCTCAGAGCTTACCCACATCAATGGTTTAGACTTTGGTAAATTACGCGTATCATATGCTAACACAAGCAACAGCGCGCCAACTTACGCCAACCAGGTTTACTACAGCGTAGCAAACTCAATTAATGGTACAAGCGCAGGTAGTTTTGATGGAACCTTACCAAACATTTTCTTAAAACCATTTACTTTAAGCGAATTTGAAGTTGGTACATCGTTAAAATTCTTGAATGACCGTGTTGGTTTAGATGTTACTTATTTTACTAAGAAAACTAAAAATGAGATCATCAGAGGTTCACTTGATATCTCAAGCGGTTACACTAATTACTACATCCCAACTGCATCTACTCAAAACAAAGGTTTAGAGGTTGAGTTACACGGCACTCCTTTCAGGACCGCCAACTTCAACTGGACATCTTCTATCAACTTTACTTATGTTCAAAATAAAGTTTTATCAACAGATGCTACCAACTCAAATCTTGGTTTAGGCACCTATCGCCCGTTAAATGCTACAACTGCATTTATTGCAGGCATGGCAGGTCCTCAAATTTTAGCTAATGATTACAAACGCGACGGAAGCGGCAACATCATTTTTGATGCACAAGGCCTTCCCGAAGCTACCGGCCGTATAGCTATGGGTAGTGTTATACCTAAGTTTTATGGTGGTTGGAATAACGATTTCAGCTATAAAAACTTTAACCTGTCTTTCCTGGTTGACTACCGTTTTGGTAACAAGGTATTATCTGCAACCAACTATTACAGCATCTTCCGCGGTTTAAACAAAATGACGCTTGAAGGCCGTGAAACAGGTGTTGTTGGTGTAGGTGTAACAGAAGCCGGCGGTGCAAACACCGTTAACGTTCCTGCTCAAACTTATTACCAAACCTTAGCCCGTACAATATCATCAGTTAACGTTTTAGATGGTAGCTTTATTAAACTACGCCAGGTAACTGTTGGTTATGCATTGCCAAAATCAACTGTCCTGAACTCACCATTTAGCTCAATAACACTTTCATTAGTTGCCAGAAACTTATGGACAATTATGAAACATACTGATAACATTGATCCGGAATCAAACTTTGCTCCAGGTATTAACTATGCAGGTATTGAAGGTACAAGCGTACCTGCTGTTAGAACTTACGGGTTAAATGTAAACTTTAAATTTAAAAAATAA
- a CDS encoding RNA polymerase sigma-70 factor, protein MKDTLRNKNANIAELWHLTCSQDDIKAFEQLFYALNKPLIKFCMLYVHQKEVAEDIVSELFTKCWQNRQKLTGILNPATYLYIAVKNQSLNYIKKYSNIHLVQIDDTDEVALVNTYNPQKELEKKELIFKLDKAIAALPQQCRIVFRLIKEDGMKYKEVAEVLDISPRTVQTQLFRALKKLSLVLDADQKRTPTFSGKIITGITAMFFTIPLFF, encoded by the coding sequence ATTAAGGATACTTTGAGAAACAAAAATGCTAATATCGCTGAATTATGGCACCTAACCTGTAGCCAGGATGATATAAAAGCATTTGAGCAACTTTTTTACGCGCTTAATAAACCGCTTATTAAATTTTGCATGTTATACGTTCATCAAAAAGAGGTGGCCGAAGATATTGTATCAGAATTGTTTACTAAATGCTGGCAAAACCGCCAAAAACTTACCGGTATACTTAACCCCGCCACTTATCTTTATATAGCGGTAAAAAACCAATCTTTAAATTATATAAAAAAATACTCCAACATCCATTTGGTGCAAATTGATGATACCGACGAAGTAGCCTTAGTGAATACATACAATCCCCAAAAAGAACTTGAGAAAAAAGAATTGATATTTAAACTGGATAAAGCAATAGCCGCGCTACCCCAGCAATGCCGCATAGTTTTTAGATTGATAAAAGAAGACGGCATGAAATATAAAGAGGTTGCCGAGGTTTTAGACATATCGCCCAGAACGGTGCAAACACAACTGTTCAGAGCGTTAAAAAAACTTAGCCTTGTGTTAGATGCCGACCAAAAAAGAACCCCAACCTTTAGCGGCAAAATAATTACCGGTATTACTGCAATGTTTTTTACTATACCGTTGTTTTTTTAA
- a CDS encoding alpha-L-fucosidase, whose translation MKRYTALLLLTLNLSVLYAQQHQMSKNYQAPDDALVKQKLANWQDLKFGLFMHWGTYSQWGVVESWSICPEDEGWTQRKGPYGATYNGYVKAYENLQTTFNPTKFNPEKWVAAAKLAGMKYVVFTTKHHDGFSMFDTKQTDYKITSAKTPFSTNPRSNVTKEIFNAFRKENFMIGAYFSKPDWHSEYYWWPYFPPKDRNVNYDPAKYPEKWQQFKDFTFNQISELMTDYGKVDILWLDGGWVRPKSTIDTAIDWQRGIKFNQDIDMEKIATMGRAKQPGLIVVDRTVSGKFENYTTPEQQVPETPLDHPWETCITMGDSWSYVPNDHYKTAHQIVQLLVKVVSRGGNLLLNIGPGPDGDWDPVAYQRLSEVSKWMQINGEGIYGSKSVAPYSSGNIYYTKAKSSNTIYAFLMADADTVKFDDTISIKLNDITKVKKVSLLGFKQSLKWQLKGDELVVKIPASIQKSQTYQAATFKIQY comes from the coding sequence ATGAAAAGATACACTGCCTTATTGCTGCTAACGCTCAACCTATCTGTTTTGTATGCACAGCAACACCAGATGTCAAAAAATTACCAGGCGCCTGATGATGCATTGGTTAAGCAAAAGTTAGCTAACTGGCAGGATCTTAAATTTGGCCTTTTTATGCATTGGGGAACTTACAGCCAGTGGGGTGTAGTAGAAAGCTGGAGCATATGCCCGGAAGATGAAGGCTGGACACAACGCAAAGGCCCTTATGGTGCAACCTACAATGGTTACGTAAAAGCCTACGAAAATTTACAAACCACCTTTAACCCTACAAAGTTTAATCCCGAAAAATGGGTAGCAGCGGCTAAACTGGCCGGTATGAAATATGTGGTGTTTACCACCAAGCACCACGATGGCTTTAGTATGTTTGACACCAAGCAAACCGATTATAAAATAACATCGGCTAAAACGCCTTTTTCAACCAACCCGCGTAGTAATGTAACGAAAGAGATTTTTAACGCTTTTCGTAAAGAGAATTTTATGATAGGCGCCTATTTCTCTAAACCCGATTGGCATTCTGAATATTATTGGTGGCCATATTTCCCGCCTAAAGACAGGAATGTAAATTATGACCCTGCAAAATATCCCGAGAAATGGCAGCAGTTTAAAGATTTTACCTTTAACCAGATAAGTGAATTGATGACCGATTACGGCAAAGTAGATATACTTTGGTTAGATGGTGGATGGGTGCGCCCCAAAAGCACTATTGATACAGCTATTGATTGGCAGCGGGGCATAAAATTTAACCAGGATATTGATATGGAGAAAATTGCCACCATGGGCAGGGCTAAGCAGCCGGGCCTTATAGTGGTTGACCGTACCGTATCGGGTAAATTTGAAAATTATACTACGCCAGAGCAGCAAGTGCCCGAAACCCCACTTGACCACCCTTGGGAAACTTGCATAACTATGGGCGACTCATGGAGCTATGTGCCTAATGACCATTATAAAACCGCGCACCAAATTGTACAGCTATTGGTTAAGGTGGTATCGCGCGGCGGCAATTTGCTATTAAATATTGGCCCAGGGCCCGATGGCGATTGGGACCCGGTAGCTTATCAACGTTTAAGCGAGGTTAGTAAATGGATGCAAATAAATGGCGAAGGTATTTATGGTTCAAAGTCGGTTGCGCCATATTCATCGGGCAATATTTATTATACAAAAGCAAAAAGTAGCAATACTATATATGCCTTTTTAATGGCCGATGCCGATACCGTTAAATTTGATGATACAATTAGTATAAAACTGAACGATATAACTAAAGTTAAAAAAGTATCGTTGTTAGGCTTTAAGCAATCGCTTAAGTGGCAATTAAAAGGAGATGAATTGGTGGTTAAAATACCTGCATCAATTCAAAAAAGCCAAACCTACCAGGCGGCAACTTTTAAAATACAATATTAA